From the Malus domestica chromosome 17, GDT2T_hap1 genome, one window contains:
- the LOC103405264 gene encoding 7-deoxyloganetin glucosyltransferase-like, with translation MVSIGEANQPHAVCIPVPAQGHIKAMLQLSKLLHHKGFRITYVNTEFNHRRFLKSLAPDSLDGLPDDFQFETIPDGLPDRDDDSTQDFNLLADSVKNNFLAPFLDLIKKLNRSTPPVTLIVSDGFMHFTTTAAQQLGIPITLFFTFSASSSMGYMKYPALVERGLAPLKDESSFTNGFLDQIIDWIPGMKHIRLRDLPNNFVTTNPNDKIFNNILEVMSRVHEASAIIVHTFDALEQDVLDALSSMYPPVYAIGPLPLLLNQMPQHPLKSLGYSLWREEAECLSWLDDKKPNSVVYVNFGSITVMTPEQLVEFGWGLAKSKLTFFWVIRPDLVIGKSAIFPSEFVDETKGRSLIASWCPQEQVLNHPSVGGFLTHSGWNSTMESVSAGVPMLCWPFFADQQTNCHCTCKEWGIGTEIDKNVKRDEVEKLVRELMQGEKGKRMKHEAMEWKKLAEEATGPHGSSSANLEKLVNQFQL, from the exons ATGGTTTCTATAGGAGAAGCTAATCAGCCTCATGCTGTTTGTATTCCGGTTCCGGCACAAGGTCATATAAAGGCAATgcttcaattatcaaaacttctCCACCATAAAGGTTTTCGTATAACCTATGTCAACACCGAGTTCAATCACAGGCGCTTTCTTAAATCTCTAGCACCCGACTCCCTTGACGGCTTGCCTGATGATTTTCAGTTTGAAACTATCCCAGATGGCCTTCCGGATAGAGATGACGATTCCACCCAAGACTTCAATTTGCTTGCTGATTCTGTCAAAAACAATTTCTTGGCACCTTTTCTTGACCTCATAAAGAAACTCAACCGTAGTACCCCTCCAGTTACTCTCATTGTTTCAGATGGTTTCATGCATTTCACAACCACTGCAGCTCAACAACTTGGCATTCCCATTACACTCTTCTTTACTTTTTCAGCAAGCAGCTCTATGGGCTATATGAAATATCCTGCTTTGGTGGAAAGAGGACTTGCACCACTCAAAG ATGAGAGCAGTTTCACGAACGGCTTTTTAGACCAGATAATAGATTGGATTCCAGGAATGAAACATATCCGTTTAAGGGATCTCCCCAACAACTTTGTGACAACAAATCCCAATGACAAAATTTTTAACAACATCCTTGAAGTAATGAGTAGAGTTCATGAAGCTTCAGCAATTATTGTACATACCTTTGATGCACTGGAGCAAGATGTTTTGGATGCCCTCTCAAGTATGTATCCACCTGTTTACGCCATTGGCCCTCTCCCGTTACTTCTCAATCAGATGCCACAACATCCTTTGAAGTCCTTGGGATACAGTCTGTGGAGAGAAGAAGCTGAGTGTCTCTCCTGGCTGGACGATAAGAAGCCAAACTCAGTTGTTTATGTGAATTTCGGCAGCATAACGGTCATGACACCGGAACAACTTGTGGAgtttggttggggacttgcaaagAGCAAGCTTACTTTCTTCTGGGTAATTAGGCCTGACTTGGTAATTGGTAAATCAGCAATTTTTCCATCTGAGTTTGTGGATGAAACTAAAGGAAGAAGTCTAATAGCGAGTTGGTGCCCTCAAGAGCAAGTCCTTAACCACCCATCAGTTGGAGGATTTTTGACACACAGCGGTTGGAATTCGACAATGGAAAGTGTGTCTGCAGGAGTGCCCATGTTGTGTTGGCCTTTCTTTGCTGATCAGCAAACAAATTGTCACTGTACTTGCAAAGAATGGGGCATTGGTACGGAGATTGATAAAAATGTGAAGCGAGATGAAGTGGAGAAGCTTGTTAGAGAGCTGATGCAAGGAGAGAAGGGCAAGAGAATGAAGCATGAGGCCATGGAGTGGAAGAAATTGGCAGAGGAAGCCACTGGTCCACACGGTTCTTCATCTGCAAACTTAGAAAAATTAGTGAATCAATTTCAATTGTAG